In Deltaproteobacteria bacterium, one DNA window encodes the following:
- a CDS encoding GNAT family N-acetyltransferase, which produces MKIERLQTKDIPTMWRINEEGLPGVGKVSMERLTDLLSLCDFPLGAHHGGELVGFVLCLSPGTRYDSLNYAWFNERYDKFVYVDRIAVGKSQRDLKIGSQLYAKVIQHANKRAWPVAAEVNLEPPNPGSMRFHSRHHFKQVGVLDHENTSVAMLMRDCEATSHSE; this is translated from the coding sequence ATGAAAATTGAAAGACTTCAGACTAAAGATATTCCGACAATGTGGCGTATCAACGAAGAGGGACTCCCGGGCGTGGGAAAAGTTTCTATGGAGCGGCTCACAGATCTATTGTCACTTTGCGATTTTCCATTGGGCGCACATCATGGGGGTGAATTGGTGGGGTTTGTTCTCTGTCTTTCACCCGGCACGCGTTATGACAGCCTTAATTACGCTTGGTTCAACGAGCGCTACGATAAATTTGTTTATGTAGACCGAATCGCAGTGGGCAAGAGCCAACGGGACTTGAAGATTGGAAGCCAGCTTTATGCAAAGGTTATCCAGCACGCAAATAAGCGAGCCTGGCCGGTTGCAGCCGAAGTAAACCTAGAGCCTCCAAATCCCGGCTCGATGCGTTTTCATAGCCGCCACCATTTTAAACAAGTTGGTGTCTTAGACCACGAGAATACATCTGTGGCGATGTTGATGAGAGATTGTGAAGCGACCTCACACTCTGAGTGA